One window of Curtobacterium sp. 458 genomic DNA carries:
- a CDS encoding Gfo/Idh/MocA family oxidoreductase, with translation MSTRTTTATTDTAPPLRVGVIGLGFAGTTHLDAYTAVPGVEVVALAGQETDRLHELADSRGVPHRYEDWQDLVARDDLDIVSIGVPNALHHPIAVAALESGKHVFCEKPLATTGDQAQEMVDAAVRNDRVLEVAYNHRRRADVQFLSGHLAQRDADGNGPLGHVYHARASWLRRAGIPGIRSWFANKETAGGGPLIDLGSHVLDIALHLLGEPRVVTASAVAYNELGSAGRGGSDRDPVSAATGRPFDVEDFASALLRFEDGSSLQLQASWASYSKDVEDIEVELLGSTGGARLFVRDYATEGTVTLYSDEQGVPTVTRPGVRVPSGHHQRVIEEFLDTIRSGAHEGHHGEFALHRSRVVDAIYASAAAGREMEVAA, from the coding sequence ATGTCGACGAGGACAACGACCGCCACGACGGACACCGCCCCACCCCTGCGCGTGGGGGTGATCGGACTCGGCTTCGCCGGCACCACGCACCTCGACGCCTACACCGCGGTCCCCGGGGTCGAGGTGGTCGCCCTCGCCGGCCAGGAGACCGACCGGCTGCACGAGCTCGCCGACTCCCGAGGCGTGCCGCACCGGTACGAGGACTGGCAGGACCTCGTCGCCCGCGACGACCTCGACATCGTGTCGATCGGCGTCCCCAACGCCCTGCACCACCCCATCGCCGTGGCGGCGCTCGAGTCCGGCAAGCACGTGTTCTGCGAGAAGCCGCTCGCGACGACCGGCGACCAGGCGCAGGAGATGGTCGACGCCGCCGTGCGGAACGACCGCGTGCTCGAGGTCGCCTACAACCACCGCCGGCGTGCCGACGTGCAGTTCCTCAGCGGCCACCTCGCGCAGCGCGACGCCGACGGCAACGGGCCGCTCGGACACGTATACCACGCACGCGCCTCCTGGCTGCGGCGAGCGGGGATCCCGGGCATCAGGAGCTGGTTCGCGAACAAGGAGACCGCGGGTGGTGGTCCGCTCATCGACCTCGGCTCGCACGTGCTCGACATCGCCCTGCACCTGCTCGGCGAACCGCGCGTCGTGACCGCGAGCGCGGTGGCGTACAACGAGCTCGGCAGCGCCGGTCGGGGCGGCAGCGACCGGGACCCGGTGTCCGCGGCCACGGGTCGGCCGTTCGACGTCGAGGACTTCGCGAGCGCCCTGCTCCGGTTCGAGGACGGGTCGAGCCTGCAGCTCCAGGCGAGCTGGGCCAGCTACTCGAAGGACGTCGAGGACATCGAGGTCGAGCTGCTCGGCTCGACCGGCGGCGCCCGGCTGTTCGTCCGCGACTACGCCACCGAGGGCACCGTGACGCTGTACTCCGACGAGCAGGGCGTGCCGACGGTCACCCGACCGGGCGTGCGCGTCCCGTCGGGGCACCACCAGCGCGTCATCGAGGAGTTCCTGGACACGATCCGCTCCGGGGCCCACGAGGGGCACCACGGGGAGTTCGCACTGCACCGCAGCCGTGTCGTCGACGCGATCTACGCGTCCGCTGCTGCGGGTCGAGAGATGGAGGTCGCCGCATGA
- a CDS encoding M23 family metallopeptidase codes for MTTAPHPDQHPETPVVHLSRRAALEAERAASRKQPRRTGRTAATAGATTEHASAAHTETRIRRVDRDVTGPTTARPAAVATTPQGRRPLRTRVNPLRPANRASRVTLTSALAAFVLFAASATPAHAASGTAVATATLAPSVAGQDYSVTQLAALADPARDGFTIGGGSTTKEQATASGSVSFGGEVRSPFPGPVQMSSGFGYRSAPCGACSSLHEGLDFTPGLGTPIGAIAKGTVRVAGTYFNYGTAVVIDHVIDGRKVATLYGHMIPGSTPLKVGDTVEAGEFIGQVGNSGVSTGAHLHLEVLLDGVTPIDPAAWLEARTGRPITA; via the coding sequence ATGACGACTGCACCCCACCCAGACCAGCACCCGGAGACCCCGGTCGTGCACCTGTCGCGCCGCGCAGCCCTCGAGGCCGAGCGCGCCGCGTCCCGCAAGCAACCCCGGCGGACCGGTCGCACGGCCGCCACCGCGGGGGCCACGACGGAGCACGCCAGTGCCGCGCACACCGAGACCCGCATCCGCCGCGTCGACCGCGACGTGACCGGGCCGACCACCGCCCGCCCGGCCGCCGTCGCGACGACCCCGCAGGGACGACGCCCGCTGCGCACCCGGGTCAACCCGCTGCGCCCGGCGAACCGCGCCAGCCGCGTGACGCTCACCAGCGCCCTCGCGGCCTTCGTGCTCTTCGCCGCCTCCGCGACCCCCGCGCACGCCGCGTCCGGCACCGCGGTCGCCACCGCGACCCTCGCCCCGAGCGTCGCCGGTCAGGACTACTCGGTCACGCAGCTCGCCGCCCTCGCCGACCCCGCGCGCGACGGCTTCACGATCGGCGGCGGCTCGACCACGAAGGAACAGGCCACCGCGAGCGGTTCCGTCTCCTTCGGGGGCGAGGTCCGCTCGCCGTTCCCGGGCCCGGTGCAGATGAGCTCCGGCTTCGGGTACCGCTCGGCACCGTGCGGGGCGTGCTCGTCGCTGCACGAGGGCCTCGACTTCACCCCTGGGCTCGGCACCCCGATCGGCGCGATCGCGAAGGGCACGGTCCGCGTCGCCGGCACGTACTTCAACTACGGCACGGCCGTGGTGATCGACCACGTCATCGACGGTCGCAAGGTCGCCACGCTGTACGGCCACATGATCCCCGGCTCCACGCCCCTGAAGGTCGGCGACACCGTCGAGGCGGGCGAGTTCATCGGCCAGGTGGGCAACTCGGGCGTCTCGACGGGCGCACACCTGCACCTCGAGGTCCTGCTCGACGGGGTCACCCCGATCGACCCCGCCGCGTGGCTCGAAGCTCGCACCGGACGCCCGATCACCGCCTAG
- a CDS encoding GAF domain-containing protein has product MTQSSTALPLDPAARRTAVVEALGVLGSGPEERFDRITRMTQEAFGVPLTFLNLVHHDVVTTQSTFGWQQGSSVPASEQFCATTVLTPEPMVIPDTTLDVRFATTAAVAEHGIRFYAGAPLSMLDGTRVGTLCIMDAQPREFGAEDVALLRDLARWAERELGHAIDRRRVRRVLEGLAPAPVEVPGHTVTTASAQPDGGGGDVVDQRVAADGALHLTVGTVAAGRASALLASAVRGAVAARTDVPLERAVAGLEAQLAPDLSLAGAVATLVHARVDPRTGHVDVVDLGHGLAAVVRADGPVEELRSASLPVGLRPQGSDRTPVPVDLGSGDVLVLASDGALALPGVDGPTDLARTAAGGDEAVRALIDAAAPTLAATVTTVCRD; this is encoded by the coding sequence GTGACGCAGTCCTCCACCGCCCTCCCGCTCGACCCCGCGGCACGGCGTACCGCCGTCGTCGAGGCCCTCGGCGTGCTCGGCAGCGGTCCCGAGGAGCGCTTCGACCGGATCACCCGGATGACGCAGGAGGCCTTCGGGGTCCCGCTGACGTTCCTCAACCTCGTGCACCACGACGTCGTCACCACGCAGTCGACCTTCGGGTGGCAGCAGGGCTCGAGCGTGCCCGCGTCGGAGCAGTTCTGCGCGACGACGGTCCTGACGCCCGAGCCGATGGTGATCCCCGACACGACGCTCGACGTCCGCTTCGCCACCACGGCAGCGGTCGCCGAGCACGGGATCCGCTTCTACGCCGGCGCTCCGCTGTCGATGCTGGACGGCACCCGCGTCGGGACGCTCTGCATCATGGACGCCCAGCCGCGCGAGTTCGGTGCGGAGGACGTCGCCCTGCTCCGCGACCTCGCGCGGTGGGCGGAGCGTGAACTCGGGCACGCGATCGACCGGCGGCGGGTCCGTCGGGTGCTCGAGGGCCTCGCGCCGGCGCCGGTCGAGGTCCCGGGGCACACGGTCACGACGGCCTCGGCGCAGCCGGACGGCGGCGGTGGCGACGTCGTGGACCAGCGGGTGGCAGCGGACGGCGCCCTGCACCTGACGGTCGGCACCGTGGCCGCCGGTCGGGCGTCGGCGCTCCTCGCCTCCGCGGTCCGCGGGGCGGTCGCCGCCCGGACGGACGTCCCGCTCGAGCGTGCGGTGGCCGGCCTGGAGGCACAGCTCGCCCCCGACCTGTCCCTCGCCGGAGCGGTCGCCACGCTGGTGCACGCGCGGGTCGACCCGCGGACCGGTCACGTGGACGTCGTGGACCTCGGGCACGGCCTGGCGGCCGTCGTCCGCGCGGACGGACCGGTCGAGGAACTCCGGAGCGCGAGTCTGCCGGTCGGTCTGCGGCCGCAGGGCTCCGACCGGACGCCGGTCCCGGTCGACCTCGGGTCCGGGGACGTCCTCGTGCTCGCGTCCGACGGCGCGCTCGCGCTCCCCGGAGTGGACGGCCCGACCGACCTCGCACGGACCGCCGCCGGAGGGGACGAAGCCGTCCGGGCGCTGATCGACGCCGCGGCACCGACGCTCGCGGCGACCGTCACGACCGTCTGCCGGGACTGA
- a CDS encoding ThuA domain-containing protein yields the protein MSKDAPRIVVWNENVHESRGDATVIGHYPDGMHAVIAAALRELVPGADVSTATLQEPEHGLTAERLAQTDVLFWWGHAAHDEVSDEVVQRVVDAVHAGMGLVVLHSGHYSKPFTRLMGTTCSLKWRNDGQDRELVWTIAPDHPIAEGVPHPIVIDQQEMYGEFFDIPRPDEEVFLSTFSGGEVFRSGVAYRRGLGRVFYFSPGDQEYPVYHHPDVQRVLANAARWAAPVSERRELTADPHPRDWFTAEGAGRQGV from the coding sequence ATGAGCAAGGACGCACCCAGGATCGTCGTCTGGAACGAGAACGTGCACGAGAGCCGCGGCGACGCCACGGTCATCGGGCACTACCCCGACGGCATGCACGCGGTGATCGCTGCCGCGCTCCGCGAGCTCGTGCCGGGCGCCGACGTGTCCACCGCGACGCTCCAGGAGCCCGAGCACGGCCTCACCGCCGAACGCCTGGCGCAGACGGACGTGCTGTTCTGGTGGGGCCACGCCGCCCACGACGAGGTCTCGGACGAGGTCGTCCAGCGCGTGGTCGACGCCGTGCACGCCGGCATGGGCCTCGTGGTCCTGCACTCCGGCCACTACTCGAAGCCGTTCACGCGCCTGATGGGCACCACGTGCTCGCTGAAGTGGCGCAACGACGGGCAGGACCGCGAGCTCGTCTGGACGATCGCCCCGGACCACCCCATCGCCGAGGGCGTCCCGCACCCGATCGTCATCGACCAGCAGGAGATGTACGGCGAGTTCTTCGACATCCCGCGCCCCGACGAGGAGGTCTTCCTCTCCACGTTCTCCGGCGGCGAGGTGTTCCGTTCGGGCGTCGCGTACCGTCGTGGCCTCGGTCGGGTCTTCTACTTCTCCCCTGGCGACCAGGAGTACCCGGTGTACCACCACCCGGACGTGCAGCGGGTCCTCGCGAACGCCGCGCGCTGGGCCGCGCCGGTGTCCGAGCGCCGCGAGCTGACGGCTGACCCCCACCCTCGGGACTGGTTCACCGCGGAGGGTGCGGGTAGACAGGGCGTGTGA
- a CDS encoding ScbR family autoregulator-binding transcription factor, with protein MAEDGPSRQRRAVATRAAIIEGAAREFDERGYVGASMDGVAERAGVTKGALYFHFASKADLAGAVVARQHEVSRAYAEVAHARGRTPLESMMWMSQGLAVQMTTEVVVSAGIRLSTEPAGNGIARQDPYTDWMRVTADIFREAIAAGEVDDRWDPALIGRVVSPAYTGVQAVSDVLADRADLFERLRELWTVLLAAFVTERTRPEIPRLVAIIAPDAEGRPVR; from the coding sequence ATGGCAGAGGACGGACCCTCCCGGCAGCGGCGGGCCGTCGCGACCCGGGCGGCGATCATCGAGGGTGCCGCGAGGGAGTTCGACGAGCGCGGGTACGTCGGTGCGTCGATGGACGGGGTCGCCGAACGGGCCGGGGTGACGAAGGGTGCGCTGTACTTCCACTTCGCGTCCAAGGCCGACCTCGCCGGGGCCGTCGTCGCCCGCCAGCACGAGGTGTCCCGCGCCTACGCCGAGGTCGCGCACGCCCGGGGTCGGACGCCGCTCGAGTCGATGATGTGGATGTCGCAGGGACTCGCGGTCCAGATGACCACCGAGGTCGTCGTCAGCGCGGGGATCCGGCTCTCGACCGAGCCCGCCGGCAACGGGATCGCCCGCCAGGACCCCTACACCGACTGGATGCGCGTGACGGCCGACATCTTCCGCGAGGCCATCGCTGCCGGCGAGGTCGACGACCGCTGGGACCCGGCGCTCATCGGCCGGGTCGTCAGCCCCGCGTACACCGGCGTGCAGGCGGTCTCGGACGTCCTCGCGGACCGGGCGGACCTGTTCGAGCGGCTCCGGGAGCTCTGGACCGTGCTCCTCGCCGCGTTCGTGACGGAACGGACGCGGCCGGAGATCCCGCGCCTGGTCGCGATCATCGCCCCCGACGCCGAGGGACGACCGGTTCGGTGA
- a CDS encoding NADP-dependent isocitrate dehydrogenase, whose translation MAKIIYTLTDEAPFLATHSFLPIIQAFAGTAGVDVETRDISLSGRIIAQFPERLTDEQRLDDALTELGELAGTPEANIIKLPNISASIPQLKAAIKELQSQGYDLPAYPDEPATDEERDVRARYDRTKGSAVNPVLREGNSDRRAPLSVKNYARKHPHRMGAWSHDSKTNVVTMGKDDFRSNEQSWIAPADDTLTIEFVGADGESTVLKQSIPVLAGEVVDGTVLHVRALEAFLRDQITAAQEQGVLFSVHLKATMMKVSDPIIFGHVIRAFFPTVFERFGADLAAAGLNPNDGLGSILAGLDSVPNGAAIKQAFDEGLDAGPELAMVDSDKGITNLHVPSDVIVDASMPAMIRTSGHMWGPDGDEHDTLAVIPDSSYAGIYQTVIEDCRANGAFDPATMGSVPNVGLMAQKAEEYGSHDKTFEVPAAGRVRVVTSGGETVIEHEVEAGDIWRACQTKDVAIRDWVKLAVTRARASATPAVFWLDETRAHDANLIGLVETYLAEHDTDGLQIEIMSPEDAMAFSLERIRRGEDTISVTGNVLRDYLTDLFPIMELGTSAKMLSVVPLLGGGGLFETGAGGSAPKHVQQLVEQNYLRWDSLGEFLALAVSFEHLAGVTGNQRAKVLGETLDRATGTFLDENKSPGRKLGSIDNRGSHYYLAKYWAEELAAQTDDAELAAAFADVAKSLGADEQTIVDELNGVQGHPADIGGYYRPDDAKTGAVMRPSATLNGILAAL comes from the coding sequence ATGGCCAAGATCATCTACACGCTCACGGACGAGGCGCCGTTCCTGGCGACCCACTCCTTCCTCCCGATCATCCAGGCCTTCGCCGGCACCGCCGGCGTCGACGTGGAGACCCGCGACATCTCGCTCTCCGGCCGGATCATCGCGCAGTTCCCGGAGCGGCTCACCGACGAGCAGCGCCTGGACGACGCCCTGACCGAGCTCGGGGAGCTCGCGGGGACCCCGGAAGCGAACATCATCAAGCTGCCGAACATCTCGGCGTCGATCCCGCAGCTCAAGGCGGCGATCAAGGAACTGCAGTCGCAGGGCTACGACCTCCCGGCGTACCCGGACGAGCCCGCCACGGACGAGGAGCGCGACGTCCGCGCCCGCTACGACCGCACCAAGGGCAGCGCCGTGAACCCGGTGCTGCGCGAGGGCAACTCCGACCGCCGTGCGCCGCTCTCGGTGAAGAACTACGCCAGGAAGCACCCGCACCGCATGGGCGCCTGGAGCCACGACTCGAAGACGAACGTCGTGACCATGGGCAAGGACGACTTCCGCTCGAACGAGCAGTCCTGGATCGCCCCCGCAGACGACACCCTGACCATCGAGTTCGTGGGTGCGGACGGCGAGAGCACCGTGCTCAAGCAGTCGATCCCGGTCCTCGCCGGCGAGGTCGTCGACGGCACCGTCCTGCACGTCCGTGCGCTCGAGGCCTTCCTGCGGGACCAGATCACCGCCGCGCAGGAGCAGGGCGTGCTGTTCTCCGTGCACCTCAAGGCCACGATGATGAAGGTCTCCGACCCGATCATCTTCGGCCACGTCATCCGCGCGTTCTTCCCGACCGTGTTCGAGCGCTTCGGCGCCGACCTCGCGGCCGCCGGCCTGAACCCGAACGACGGCCTCGGTTCGATCCTCGCCGGGCTCGACTCCGTCCCGAACGGTGCAGCGATCAAGCAGGCGTTCGACGAGGGGCTCGACGCCGGCCCCGAGCTCGCGATGGTCGACTCGGACAAGGGCATCACGAACCTGCACGTCCCGAGCGACGTCATCGTCGACGCCTCGATGCCCGCGATGATCCGCACGTCCGGCCACATGTGGGGCCCGGACGGCGACGAGCACGACACCCTCGCGGTCATCCCGGACTCGAGCTACGCGGGCATCTACCAGACCGTCATCGAGGACTGCCGCGCGAACGGTGCCTTCGACCCGGCGACGATGGGCTCCGTGCCGAACGTCGGCCTGATGGCGCAGAAGGCCGAGGAGTACGGCTCGCACGACAAGACCTTTGAGGTCCCGGCGGCCGGTCGTGTGCGCGTCGTGACGAGCGGCGGCGAGACCGTCATCGAGCACGAGGTCGAGGCCGGGGACATCTGGCGTGCCTGCCAGACCAAGGACGTGGCGATCCGCGACTGGGTGAAGCTCGCCGTGACGCGCGCCCGGGCCTCGGCGACCCCGGCCGTGTTCTGGCTCGACGAGACGCGTGCGCACGACGCGAACCTCATCGGCCTCGTGGAGACCTACCTCGCCGAGCACGACACCGACGGCCTGCAGATCGAGATCATGTCGCCCGAGGACGCCATGGCCTTCTCGCTCGAGCGCATCCGTCGCGGCGAGGACACCATCTCGGTCACGGGCAACGTGCTCCGCGACTACCTCACCGACCTGTTCCCGATCATGGAGCTCGGCACCTCGGCGAAGATGCTCTCCGTCGTCCCGCTCCTCGGCGGCGGCGGCCTGTTCGAGACCGGTGCCGGTGGCTCCGCCCCGAAGCACGTGCAGCAGCTCGTCGAGCAGAACTACCTGCGGTGGGACTCGCTCGGCGAGTTCCTCGCGCTCGCGGTGTCGTTCGAGCACCTCGCGGGCGTGACCGGCAACCAGCGCGCGAAGGTCCTCGGCGAGACGCTCGATCGTGCCACCGGGACCTTCCTCGACGAGAACAAGTCGCCGGGTCGCAAGCTCGGCTCGATCGACAACCGGGGCAGCCACTACTACCTCGCGAAGTACTGGGCGGAGGAGCTCGCGGCACAGACCGACGACGCGGAGCTCGCGGCGGCCTTCGCGGACGTGGCGAAGTCGCTCGGGGCGGACGAGCAGACGATCGTCGACGAGCTGAACGGCGTGCAGGGACACCCGGCGGACATCGGCGGGTACTACCGTCCCGACGACGCCAAGACCGGCGCGGTGATGCGCCCGTCCGCGACGCTCAACGGGATCCTGGCCGCGCTGTAG
- a CDS encoding hemolysin family protein, with protein sequence MGADTWIAFGLVILFVLVGGVFAAAEIALVSLRESQLQQLERKGPRGARVAQLSRDPNRFLSAVQIGVTVAGFFSAAYGASSIAPDIAPLLQGLGLDRGAAEAVALVLLTLVIAYLSLVFGELVPKRLALQRAEGFSMLVAPPLDRFATLMRPVIWVLSTTTNAIVRLLGGDPNARSESMSTEELRDLVAEHDAIDAQGRQIARSALDAGDRTLRESMRPWYDVSTMDADLTIRQATDHALDAGHSRYLVTSGSRDAVTGFVHLRDLLRPVDPEAPLATLVRPVLAMPETKSLSSAIAQMRTDGHQIALVVDEYGGSAGMVTLEALLEDLVGRIKDEWDTAESDTASAAAEGVDGSLVLEDLAADGGPVLPDGDYETVGGLVQVHLDRIPVVGDVVELDDWSLEVTEMDGHRVARVRLVARERAL encoded by the coding sequence ATGGGCGCCGACACCTGGATCGCCTTCGGGCTCGTCATCCTCTTCGTGCTCGTCGGTGGCGTGTTCGCCGCCGCCGAGATCGCCCTCGTCTCCCTCCGCGAGTCGCAGCTCCAGCAGCTCGAACGCAAGGGGCCGCGCGGCGCACGGGTCGCCCAGCTCAGCCGTGACCCGAACCGCTTCCTCTCCGCGGTGCAGATCGGCGTCACGGTCGCCGGGTTCTTCTCGGCCGCGTACGGCGCCTCGTCGATCGCACCCGACATCGCGCCGCTGCTGCAGGGCCTCGGCCTCGACCGCGGCGCCGCCGAGGCCGTCGCCCTCGTGCTGCTCACCCTCGTCATCGCGTACCTGTCGCTCGTGTTCGGCGAGCTCGTCCCGAAGCGCCTCGCCCTCCAGCGCGCCGAGGGCTTCTCGATGCTCGTGGCCCCGCCGCTCGATCGGTTCGCTACGCTCATGCGTCCGGTCATCTGGGTGCTGTCCACCACGACGAACGCGATCGTGCGGTTGCTCGGCGGTGACCCGAACGCCCGCAGCGAGTCGATGAGCACCGAGGAACTCCGCGACCTCGTGGCCGAGCACGACGCCATCGACGCCCAGGGCCGGCAGATCGCCCGGAGCGCCCTCGACGCCGGTGACCGCACCCTCCGGGAGTCGATGCGCCCCTGGTACGACGTGTCCACGATGGACGCCGACCTCACCATCCGCCAGGCCACCGACCACGCGCTCGACGCGGGACACTCGCGCTACCTGGTGACCTCGGGCTCCCGCGACGCCGTCACGGGCTTCGTGCACCTCCGCGACCTCCTCCGCCCCGTCGATCCGGAGGCGCCGCTCGCGACCCTCGTCCGGCCGGTCCTCGCGATGCCGGAGACGAAGTCGCTCTCGAGCGCGATCGCCCAGATGCGCACGGACGGCCACCAGATCGCGCTCGTCGTGGACGAGTACGGCGGCAGTGCGGGCATGGTGACGCTCGAGGCCCTGCTCGAGGACCTCGTCGGCCGGATCAAGGACGAGTGGGACACCGCCGAGTCCGACACCGCGTCCGCCGCCGCCGAGGGGGTCGACGGATCGCTCGTGCTCGAGGACCTCGCGGCCGACGGCGGTCCGGTCCTGCCCGACGGCGACTACGAGACCGTCGGCGGCCTCGTGCAGGTGCACCTCGACCGCATCCCCGTCGTCGGCGACGTGGTCGAGCTCGACGACTGGTCGCTCGAGGTGACCGAGATGGACGGACACCGCGTGGCGCGGGTGCGCCTGGTCGCGCGGGAACGCGCGCTGTAG
- a CDS encoding cation:proton antiporter, which yields MTELLVVGVIALLAIAGAAVLGPRIGVAAPLVLVAVGIAASLVPWVPDVRIGPEWILAGVLPPLLYSSAVSMPSMNFRREFGAISGLSVLLVVASSVVLGLFFAWVVPGIGIWWGIALGAIVSPTDAVATSIVKQTSVSRRVVSILDGESLLNDATALVLLRTAIAAAAASFSFWGALGDFAWAVALAAVVGWLVGWSNVAVRRRVSSPAINTALSFAVPFVAAVPTEHLGGSGLVAAVVAGLFTGIVGPRRLPPSHRLSDAQNWRTIELVLEGAVFLTMGLQLSGILRDVRVEHVGIGPAVLIAVGALVLTLVVRAAYVVPLLAALSASARRGARMEERVGEMGRTEDRDAISEMIREHRPGNRQPSERELDRFTVRLRRLLADIAYYRRAPLGWREGTTVVWAGMRGAVTVAAAQTLEPETTPQHALLVLIAFAVAVLSLVLQGGTIGPLLRRIAEPSPDTSASDAAERRRLIELMRAASESVESVREEPPARREELEAADPTELRAWMGREKARRLAVLEAQRRAILDARDDGTFDAEVLEAMLQNLDAEQIALELRGAPAS from the coding sequence GTGACCGAACTCCTCGTCGTGGGCGTCATCGCCCTGCTCGCCATCGCCGGTGCGGCCGTGCTCGGCCCGCGCATCGGCGTCGCGGCACCGCTCGTGCTCGTCGCGGTCGGCATCGCGGCGAGCCTCGTGCCGTGGGTGCCGGACGTCCGGATCGGCCCCGAGTGGATCCTCGCGGGGGTGCTCCCGCCGCTGCTGTACTCGTCAGCGGTGTCGATGCCGTCGATGAACTTCCGGCGCGAGTTCGGCGCGATCAGCGGTCTGTCGGTGCTGCTCGTCGTCGCGAGCTCGGTCGTCCTCGGGCTGTTCTTCGCGTGGGTGGTCCCGGGCATCGGGATCTGGTGGGGCATCGCGCTCGGGGCGATCGTGAGCCCCACCGACGCGGTGGCGACGTCGATCGTGAAGCAGACCTCGGTGTCGCGCCGCGTCGTGTCGATCCTCGACGGCGAGTCCCTGCTCAACGACGCGACCGCACTGGTGCTGCTCCGCACGGCGATCGCGGCCGCTGCGGCGTCGTTCTCGTTCTGGGGCGCGCTCGGCGACTTCGCGTGGGCCGTCGCACTCGCGGCGGTCGTCGGCTGGCTCGTCGGCTGGTCGAACGTGGCGGTGCGGCGACGCGTGTCGAGTCCGGCGATCAACACGGCGCTCTCGTTCGCCGTACCGTTCGTCGCGGCGGTCCCGACGGAGCACCTCGGCGGGTCCGGGCTCGTCGCGGCCGTCGTGGCGGGGTTGTTCACGGGCATCGTCGGTCCGCGGAGGCTCCCGCCCTCGCACCGGCTGTCCGACGCGCAGAACTGGCGGACGATCGAGCTCGTGCTCGAGGGCGCGGTCTTCCTGACGATGGGACTGCAGCTCTCCGGGATCCTCCGTGACGTGCGGGTCGAGCACGTCGGCATCGGTCCCGCGGTCCTCATCGCGGTCGGCGCCCTCGTCCTGACGCTCGTCGTCCGCGCGGCGTACGTGGTCCCGCTGCTCGCCGCACTGTCGGCGAGCGCACGTCGTGGCGCCCGGATGGAGGAACGCGTCGGCGAGATGGGCCGCACCGAGGACCGTGACGCCATCAGCGAGATGATCCGCGAGCACCGACCGGGCAACCGGCAGCCGTCGGAACGCGAGCTCGACCGCTTCACCGTGCGGCTCCGGCGACTGCTGGCCGACATCGCCTACTACCGTCGCGCCCCGCTCGGCTGGCGGGAGGGCACCACGGTCGTCTGGGCCGGCATGCGCGGCGCGGTGACCGTCGCGGCCGCGCAGACGCTCGAACCCGAGACCACGCCGCAGCACGCACTCCTCGTCCTCATCGCGTTCGCCGTCGCGGTGCTGTCGCTCGTCCTCCAGGGCGGCACCATCGGGCCACTCCTCCGGCGGATCGCGGAGCCGTCCCCGGACACGAGCGCCTCCGACGCCGCGGAACGACGACGGCTGATCGAGCTCATGCGCGCGGCGTCCGAGTCCGTCGAGTCGGTGCGTGAGGAGCCTCCGGCCCGGCGAGAGGAACTCGAGGCAGCGGACCCGACCGAACTCCGCGCGTGGATGGGTCGCGAGAAGGCCCGACGGCTCGCGGTGCTCGAGGCCCAGCGGCGTGCGATCCTCGACGCCCGCGACGACGGGACGTTCGACGCCGAGGTCCTCGAGGCGATGCTGCAGAACCTCGACGCCGAGCAGATCGCGCTCGAGCTCCGCGGAGCGCCGGCGTCCTAG
- a CDS encoding DUF3817 domain-containing protein: protein MTPRSLFRAAAVAELVTWTLLIAGMVLKYGFDAGDWGVRIGGGVHGFVFLAYLVVTTVVAVNQRWSFGALVLGWASAVVPYATVPFEVAVARRGMLDGPWRRSAEGRSGFWDRLLFFVVRRPVLSVAIGVVAVALVFSGLLVVGPPVPARS from the coding sequence ATGACTCCCCGATCCCTGTTCCGTGCGGCCGCGGTCGCCGAACTCGTGACCTGGACCCTGCTCATCGCCGGGATGGTGCTGAAGTACGGCTTCGACGCCGGCGACTGGGGCGTGCGCATCGGCGGCGGGGTGCACGGCTTCGTGTTCCTCGCCTACCTCGTCGTCACGACGGTCGTCGCCGTGAACCAGCGCTGGTCGTTCGGCGCGCTCGTGCTCGGGTGGGCGAGCGCCGTCGTGCCGTACGCGACGGTGCCGTTCGAGGTCGCGGTGGCCCGGCGCGGGATGCTCGACGGCCCGTGGCGGCGGTCGGCTGAGGGGCGGTCTGGCTTCTGGGACCGCCTGCTGTTCTTCGTGGTGCGGCGTCCGGTGCTCTCGGTCGCGATCGGTGTCGTGGCGGTGGCGCTCGTGTTCTCGGGCCTGCTCGTCGTCGGCCCGCCGGTGCCCGCGCGCAGCTGA